One genomic region from Terasakiella sp. SH-1 encodes:
- a CDS encoding methyl-accepting chemotaxis protein produces MTLSNVKISVKLPAILVVLSLVSILVTGMLAYFKSADNMTTVAEENMQTLIDSRKATIKNLLEGIRQDLGILSSNQMVKDALVELAVDFEDIGSEHGDATSFLQKQYIEANPHKAGERDKLWRGDSEDAYHDTHERYHAWFRPLTHSRHYHDLFIVDAKGNVIYSVFKSGDFATNLEKGKWKNTDFANIFKDIKANGNNEEYVTLTDFAAYAGDNNEPASFMGSPVKNEEDEFVGALVVRMPIKSIDHVMQNARGLGKTGETYIIGKDKRLRSDLRLVKEKTILKQKIDNDAVTQVLLGQTGLTETTDYKGDDVFAAYAPLKFMGLTWGVVAEMSQGEVLESVHTMRTFIIVGAGLTLVVVIIIGLIVARNIANPISDMTKVMHVLAEGNLEVKILADTRADEVGEMADALRIFRKNAQEVERLREEQEENQRQAEEKQRVVLHKMADDFENNVSGVVAAVGTAAQDMENTAQSMSSTAASTSEQSNVVASAAEHATGNVQTVASAAEELSASISEISRQVDQSRDIAKGAVSEAQQATSTVESLSSAANKVGEVVELITSIAEQTNLLALNATIEAARAGEAGKGFAVVASEVKNLADQTARATAEITEQIDAMQSATSNAVGAIGSIAQTIDNMNDISESIAIAVEEQGTATVEISKNVQEAANGTVEVTKNIENVNMAAAETGNAAQMVLEASSGLNSQATSLKDVVNQFLHQVRSN; encoded by the coding sequence ATGACTCTGTCTAACGTCAAAATCTCAGTAAAACTTCCTGCAATTCTCGTTGTGCTATCACTGGTTTCCATTTTGGTGACTGGCATGCTGGCTTATTTCAAATCTGCCGATAACATGACGACTGTTGCCGAAGAGAACATGCAGACATTGATCGACAGCCGTAAGGCAACGATTAAAAACCTCCTTGAGGGGATCCGCCAGGATTTGGGCATTCTGTCCAGCAACCAGATGGTAAAAGACGCCCTTGTTGAACTCGCCGTTGATTTTGAAGATATCGGTTCTGAACATGGTGATGCGACAAGCTTCCTGCAAAAACAATATATCGAAGCCAACCCGCATAAGGCAGGGGAACGTGATAAACTATGGCGTGGCGATTCAGAAGACGCCTATCACGATACACACGAACGCTATCATGCCTGGTTTCGTCCACTGACCCATTCGCGCCATTATCATGATCTGTTCATCGTAGATGCCAAAGGCAATGTAATTTATTCTGTTTTTAAATCCGGTGACTTCGCCACCAACCTTGAAAAGGGCAAATGGAAAAATACTGATTTTGCCAATATTTTCAAAGATATAAAGGCGAATGGAAACAATGAAGAATATGTTACCCTGACCGACTTTGCAGCCTACGCTGGAGATAATAACGAACCCGCCAGCTTCATGGGTAGCCCGGTTAAAAACGAAGAAGACGAATTTGTCGGTGCCCTTGTGGTACGTATGCCGATCAAAAGTATTGACCATGTAATGCAAAATGCCCGTGGCCTTGGCAAAACGGGTGAAACGTATATCATTGGTAAAGACAAGCGCCTGCGCAGTGATCTGCGTCTCGTCAAAGAAAAGACAATCCTGAAACAAAAAATCGACAATGATGCCGTGACACAGGTTCTGCTGGGGCAAACGGGCCTGACAGAGACCACCGACTATAAAGGCGATGATGTTTTTGCCGCCTATGCTCCCTTGAAATTCATGGGACTGACATGGGGCGTGGTTGCTGAAATGTCACAAGGAGAGGTTCTGGAAAGTGTCCACACCATGCGGACCTTTATCATTGTTGGTGCGGGCCTGACACTGGTTGTCGTCATTATCATCGGCCTGATCGTGGCACGCAACATCGCCAACCCGATTTCCGATATGACCAAAGTGATGCATGTGCTGGCCGAAGGGAACCTTGAGGTTAAAATTCTGGCCGACACTCGTGCCGACGAAGTTGGTGAAATGGCCGATGCGCTTCGTATTTTCCGCAAAAATGCACAGGAAGTTGAACGCCTGCGCGAAGAACAGGAAGAAAACCAGCGCCAGGCTGAAGAAAAACAACGCGTCGTTCTGCATAAGATGGCAGATGACTTCGAAAACAATGTTTCCGGTGTTGTTGCCGCAGTTGGTACAGCAGCTCAAGACATGGAAAACACAGCTCAAAGCATGTCTTCTACTGCGGCCTCAACCTCTGAACAGTCCAATGTGGTGGCCTCAGCAGCCGAACATGCAACGGGCAACGTTCAGACCGTGGCATCTGCAGCAGAAGAACTGTCAGCTTCCATTTCTGAGATTTCACGTCAGGTTGATCAGTCTCGCGATATCGCCAAAGGTGCGGTGAGCGAAGCCCAACAAGCCACCAGCACAGTTGAAAGCCTGTCTTCGGCTGCCAACAAGGTTGGTGAGGTTGTTGAACTGATTACCTCTATTGCCGAACAAACCAATCTTCTTGCCCTGAACGCCACCATTGAGGCGGCCCGTGCAGGTGAAGCAGGTAAAGGGTTCGCGGTTGTGGCCAGTGAGGTGAAAAACCTTGCCGACCAAACAGCACGTGCAACAGCAGAAATCACCGAACAGATTGATGCGATGCAAAGTGCCACCAGCAACGCCGTTGGCGCGATTGGCAGCATTGCCCAAACTATTGATAACATGAACGATATTTCTGAAAGCATTGCCATTGCTGTTGAAGAACAAGGCACGGCAACCGTAGAAATTTCCAAAAACGTTCAGGAAGCTGCTAACGGGACCGTTGAAGTGACCAAGAACATCGAAAATGTGAATATGGCAGCTGCTGAAACAGGCAATGCCGCACAGATGGTTCTGGAAGCCTCCAGTGGTTTGAACTCGCAAGCAACATCACTGAAAGATGTTGTGAACCAGTTCCTCCATCAGGTCCGCAGTAACTAA
- a CDS encoding YebC/PmpR family DNA-binding transcriptional regulator: MAGHSKFKNIMHRKGAQDKKRAKEFAKLSKEIMVAAGMGTPDPDMNPRLRTAIAAAKGASMPKDNIERAVKKGSGEMDGDNFVEMRYEGYGPGGVAVIVECLTDNKNRTASDVRSTFSKRGGNLGETGSVAFSFERRGLITYAADVTDADAMFEAGLEAGATEVESNDDVHEISCEPEELHAVLDELVKQFGDAKGAALDWKPTNTTELDADKAESLMGLVEALEDLDDVQEVFTNMEVSEEVMANLAG; the protein is encoded by the coding sequence ATGGCAGGCCATTCCAAGTTCAAAAACATTATGCACCGCAAAGGCGCCCAAGATAAAAAACGCGCTAAAGAATTTGCCAAACTGTCAAAAGAAATCATGGTTGCTGCCGGGATGGGCACACCTGATCCGGATATGAACCCGCGCCTTCGTACCGCCATTGCTGCGGCAAAAGGGGCGTCCATGCCCAAGGACAATATCGAACGGGCCGTCAAAAAAGGCTCTGGCGAGATGGATGGCGATAATTTCGTGGAAATGCGCTACGAAGGTTATGGTCCAGGCGGTGTTGCCGTGATCGTGGAATGTTTGACGGATAATAAGAACCGCACAGCATCTGATGTGCGTTCTACTTTTTCCAAGCGTGGCGGGAATCTGGGTGAAACAGGGTCTGTTGCCTTTTCCTTTGAACGTCGCGGTTTGATTACATATGCTGCCGATGTCACTGATGCGGACGCCATGTTTGAAGCGGGCCTGGAAGCAGGCGCAACAGAAGTGGAAAGCAATGATGATGTTCATGAAATTTCCTGTGAACCGGAAGAATTGCACGCTGTTCTGGATGAATTGGTAAAACAGTTTGGCGATGCCAAGGGGGCTGCATTGGATTGGAAGCCAACCAACACAACAGAACTGGATGCTGATAAAGCAGAAAGCCTGATGGGGCTTGTGGAAGCACTGGAAGATTTGGATGACGTTCAGGAAGTCTTCACCAACATGGAAGTCTCCGAAGAAGTCATGGCCAATCTGGCTGGTTAA
- the ruvC gene encoding crossover junction endodeoxyribonuclease RuvC: MRLLGLDPGLRITGWGIIDIDGNRMSCVADGAIKTDAKLPLAERLVQLNEGIESVIKRFGPVEAAVEETFVNKNPTSTLKLGQARGVVMLTPARAGLSVFEYTPNQVKKTVVGAGHAQKEQVQMMVKTLLPAAKLEIADAADALAVAICHAQHRNTPDKWGSVS; encoded by the coding sequence ATGCGGTTGTTGGGGCTTGACCCCGGATTGCGTATCACCGGGTGGGGAATCATCGACATTGATGGCAACAGGATGAGCTGTGTGGCCGATGGGGCCATCAAAACCGATGCCAAATTGCCTCTGGCCGAACGGCTTGTTCAATTGAACGAAGGGATCGAAAGCGTGATCAAACGCTTTGGTCCCGTTGAGGCCGCTGTTGAAGAGACTTTTGTCAATAAAAACCCGACTTCGACGTTGAAACTGGGGCAAGCTCGCGGGGTTGTGATGTTAACCCCTGCGCGTGCGGGACTGAGCGTATTTGAATATACACCCAATCAGGTGAAAAAGACGGTGGTTGGTGCAGGACATGCGCAAAAAGAACAAGTGCAGATGATGGTGAAAACATTATTGCCAGCCGCCAAACTTGAAATTGCCGATGCTGCCGATGCTCTGGCCGTGGCGATTTGTCATGCCCAACATCGCAATACACCGGATAAATGGGGGAGCGTATCATGA
- the ruvA gene encoding Holliday junction branch migration protein RuvA, with protein sequence MIAKLKGLVDSFGEDWVIMDVNGVGYLVFASSKTLAKLPKAGEACSLMIETHVREDHIHLYGFADAGERDWFKLLTTVQGVGAKVGLAILSTLSAQDIVHAIAAQDKKALTRANGVGPKVATRILTELKDKAGAIALTPSATGSSDTGEAPASASFGGAPVEAASALVNLGYNRSDALAAVSKANKKLGGEGKLDDLIREGLKELSIL encoded by the coding sequence ATGATTGCCAAATTAAAGGGGCTGGTGGATAGCTTTGGAGAAGATTGGGTCATCATGGATGTTAATGGCGTGGGCTATCTGGTCTTTGCCTCTTCCAAAACACTGGCGAAATTGCCTAAGGCGGGCGAAGCCTGTTCCCTGATGATTGAAACCCATGTGCGAGAAGATCATATCCACCTGTATGGTTTTGCCGATGCGGGGGAACGTGACTGGTTCAAGCTGTTGACGACGGTACAAGGGGTGGGGGCCAAGGTTGGTCTGGCAATCCTGTCAACCTTGTCTGCACAAGATATTGTCCATGCCATTGCGGCTCAGGACAAAAAGGCATTGACCCGTGCCAATGGGGTGGGGCCAAAGGTCGCAACGCGTATTCTCACAGAATTAAAAGATAAAGCGGGGGCGATTGCCCTGACGCCTTCGGCTACGGGAAGTTCGGACACAGGTGAAGCCCCTGCCAGTGCAAGTTTTGGCGGTGCGCCTGTGGAAGCGGCCTCAGCTTTGGTGAATTTGGGCTATAATCGGTCCGATGCATTGGCTGCTGTGTCCAAAGCCAATAAGAAACTTGGCGGGGAAGGCAAGCTGGATGACCTGATCCGTGAAGGGTTGAAAGAATTGTCGATTTTATGA
- the ruvB gene encoding Holliday junction branch migration DNA helicase RuvB, with protein sequence MYEDEDRVVSAERSAEDSPENSLRPLNLDEFIGQKQVRENLKIFVEAAKARGDAMDHVLFYGPPGLGKTTLAQIVARELGVGFRATSGPVIAKAGDLAALLTNLQPHDVLFIDEIHRLNPAIEEVLYPAMEDFQLDLIIGEGPAARSVRIDLPPFTLVGATTRSGLITTPLRDRFGIPLRMNFYEVDELEEIVTRGARILGMEMTSDGANEVAKRARGTPRVAGRLLRRVRDFAHVAGVNPVDAACADGALNRLNVDHRGLDEMDRRYLACICENYGGGPVGVETMAAALSEQRDTIEEVMEPYLIQQGLLMRTPRGRMLSDAAYRHLGLDAPRGREAAQMDLLKGTKAK encoded by the coding sequence ATGTATGAAGATGAAGACCGCGTTGTTTCGGCTGAACGCAGTGCGGAAGACAGCCCGGAAAATTCCCTGCGTCCGTTAAATCTGGACGAATTTATCGGCCAGAAACAGGTCCGTGAAAACCTGAAAATCTTTGTTGAAGCTGCCAAGGCCCGTGGCGATGCCATGGACCATGTGTTGTTTTATGGCCCACCAGGGCTGGGTAAAACCACCTTGGCCCAAATCGTTGCGCGCGAACTGGGGGTGGGCTTTCGCGCCACATCCGGCCCTGTCATTGCCAAAGCTGGGGATTTGGCCGCACTTTTGACCAACCTTCAACCCCATGATGTGTTGTTTATTGATGAAATTCATCGCCTTAACCCGGCGATCGAAGAAGTTCTTTATCCGGCCATGGAAGATTTCCAGCTTGACCTGATCATTGGCGAAGGTCCGGCGGCGCGTTCGGTGCGGATTGATTTGCCCCCCTTTACTTTGGTCGGGGCGACAACGCGCTCTGGTTTGATTACAACGCCGCTGCGTGATCGTTTTGGTATTCCATTGCGGATGAATTTCTATGAAGTGGATGAACTGGAAGAAATTGTGACGCGTGGGGCACGTATTTTGGGCATGGAAATGACCTCAGACGGGGCCAATGAAGTTGCCAAGCGTGCCCGTGGCACACCACGTGTGGCAGGTCGCTTGCTACGTCGGGTGCGCGATTTTGCTCATGTGGCAGGTGTTAATCCCGTGGATGCAGCCTGTGCCGATGGGGCGCTTAATCGTTTAAATGTGGATCATCGCGGCTTGGACGAGATGGATCGGCGCTATCTTGCCTGTATTTGTGAAAATTATGGCGGTGGCCCTGTAGGGGTGGAAACCATGGCCGCTGCTTTGTCTGAACAGCGCGACACCATCGAAGAGGTGATGGAGCCGTATTTGATCCAGCAAGGGTTGTTAATGCGCACTCCACGCGGGCGGATGCTGTCCGATGCGGCCTATCGCCATTTGGGGCTGGATGCGCCGCGCGGTCGGGAAGCTGCTCAGATGGATTTACTTAAAGGAACGAAAGCGAAATGA
- the ybgC gene encoding tol-pal system-associated acyl-CoA thioesterase: MTQGRIEGSTFIFPVRIYYEDTDAGEIVYYANYLKFAERARTEFLRHFGIYQSELLEKDRIAFAVRKAEADYRKPAKLDDLLDVHTRLVKLGGASLEMVQELKRGEETLVSVKVRVACIHLEGRPVPIPTNLRHTFEEMLGENHGR; this comes from the coding sequence ATGACCCAAGGCCGTATTGAAGGTTCAACCTTTATTTTTCCTGTTCGTATTTATTATGAAGATACGGATGCAGGGGAAATCGTTTATTACGCAAATTACCTGAAGTTTGCTGAACGTGCCCGCACAGAATTTTTGCGTCATTTTGGTATTTATCAATCTGAACTGCTGGAAAAAGACCGGATTGCCTTTGCGGTGCGCAAGGCCGAGGCTGATTACCGCAAACCTGCAAAATTGGATGATTTACTGGACGTTCATACCCGCTTGGTGAAACTTGGTGGGGCGTCGCTGGAAATGGTGCAAGAGTTGAAACGCGGTGAAGAGACTTTAGTTTCTGTGAAAGTTCGGGTAGCTTGTATCCATCTTGAAGGGCGCCCTGTGCCCATTCCAACGAATTTGCGTCACACTTTCGAAGAAATGTTAGGGGAAAACCATGGAAGGTAA
- the tolQ gene encoding protein TolQ gives MEGNVVEAAVLAGSLEAPDLSMWGLFMRADLVVQSVMVGLLLASIWCWAIIIDKVFRLRKLNQMADVFEDKFWSGQSLDQLYDAQGNNPKDPMTAVFVTAMREVRRTQAKSNTAGDEMRTRLQDRVDRVMQITVGREMDRVEKSMTFLASTGSTAPFIGLFGTVWGIMNAFTAIAQTKNTTLAVVAPGIAEALFATALGLVAAIPAVVAYNKLNRDLDRYAGRLDSFSGEFGAILSRQLDEKK, from the coding sequence ATGGAAGGTAACGTGGTCGAAGCCGCTGTTCTGGCAGGCTCACTTGAAGCACCGGATCTCAGCATGTGGGGCCTGTTTATGCGCGCAGACCTTGTGGTGCAATCTGTCATGGTGGGCTTGCTTCTGGCCTCTATTTGGTGTTGGGCCATTATCATTGATAAGGTTTTCCGTCTGCGCAAACTCAACCAGATGGCCGATGTATTCGAAGATAAATTCTGGTCAGGCCAGTCATTGGATCAGCTTTATGATGCGCAGGGTAATAACCCCAAAGACCCGATGACGGCTGTTTTTGTCACAGCCATGCGTGAAGTGCGTCGCACACAGGCGAAATCAAACACCGCCGGGGATGAAATGCGTACCCGCTTGCAAGACCGGGTGGACCGGGTGATGCAGATCACGGTGGGGCGTGAGATGGACCGGGTGGAAAAAAGCATGACTTTCTTGGCTTCAACCGGCTCAACAGCGCCATTTATTGGTCTGTTCGGTACTGTATGGGGGATTATGAATGCCTTTACCGCCATTGCCCAAACCAAAAATACCACACTGGCTGTTGTTGCCCCCGGTATTGCCGAAGCTCTGTTTGCAACAGCGCTTGGTCTGGTTGCAGCGATCCCTGCTGTTGTGGCCTATAACAAGCTAAATCGTGATCTGGACCGTTATGCCGGGCGTCTGGATAGTTTTTCCGGTGAATTTGGAGCGATCCTGTCGCGCCAGCTCGATGAAAAGAAGTAA
- the tolR gene encoding protein TolR encodes MGASLNQRRNKGHYGRRRNSTQMSEINVTPMVDVMLVLLVIFMVTAPLLTVGVEVDLPKTKAGEIRGQDEPLAVSIDKEGNLFVQDTQVELDGLAPLLLEISKNNQDVRIFVRGDEAIDYGTVMQVMGVLNKAGFGKVALITRNPDQGRKK; translated from the coding sequence ATGGGCGCTTCATTAAATCAACGCCGCAATAAAGGCCATTATGGTCGGCGTCGCAATTCAACGCAGATGTCGGAAATCAACGTCACGCCGATGGTGGATGTCATGTTGGTGCTCTTGGTTATTTTCATGGTAACGGCACCACTTCTGACTGTTGGGGTTGAAGTCGATTTACCGAAAACCAAAGCTGGTGAAATCCGTGGTCAGGATGAGCCTCTGGCTGTGAGTATTGACAAAGAGGGTAACCTCTTTGTTCAGGACACACAGGTTGAATTGGATGGTCTGGCTCCTCTCTTGTTGGAGATCAGTAAAAACAATCAGGATGTCCGCATCTTTGTACGCGGGGATGAAGCGATTGATTACGGCACGGTCATGCAGGTCATGGGTGTGTTGAACAAGGCGGGCTTTGGCAAGGTGGCCTTGATTACCCGGAATCCCGATCAAGGCAGAAAGAAATAA
- the tolB gene encoding Tol-Pal system beta propeller repeat protein TolB, with product MKFAVKVVALFAFALSAFPAWAELRVDITQGRVEPMPLAVVEFTGDNLEAAQIGSQIAKVIQADLERSGLFRPIDPKAFIQKELSMSTLPRFGDWRILNAQALVQGHAVPQADGQLAIQFRLWDVFAEQQMVGLAYNTVADNWRRVAHIIADTIYQRITGESGYFDTRVVYVAESGPANRRVKRLAIMDQDGANHRFLTDGLDMVLTPRFSPTLQEITYLSYYQNTPRVYLFNIDSGRQAILGDFPGMTFAPRFSFDGTKVIMSMAQDGNSDIYTMDIATRQSRRLTRHSAIDTSPSYSPDGKQIAFNSDRGGSQQIYVMDSNGKNVRRISFGKGRYATPVWSPRGDLIAFTKMLSGKFYIGVMRTDGSGERLLADGYLVESPTWSPNGRVLMFFRETLRGGEKTTKLYSIDLTGYNEREIITPLEASDPAWSPLIP from the coding sequence ATGAAGTTTGCCGTGAAAGTTGTGGCCCTGTTTGCCTTTGCATTAAGTGCGTTTCCCGCATGGGCTGAACTACGTGTTGATATTACACAAGGCCGTGTGGAGCCCATGCCTTTGGCCGTGGTGGAATTTACAGGCGACAATCTTGAGGCCGCTCAAATCGGCAGTCAGATTGCCAAGGTTATTCAGGCGGATTTGGAACGATCTGGCCTGTTTCGCCCGATTGATCCGAAAGCCTTCATCCAAAAAGAATTATCCATGTCCACATTGCCGCGCTTTGGGGATTGGCGAATTTTGAATGCTCAAGCTTTGGTTCAAGGTCATGCGGTCCCACAAGCTGATGGGCAACTGGCCATTCAATTCCGTTTGTGGGATGTGTTTGCTGAACAGCAAATGGTCGGTCTGGCTTATAATACAGTTGCGGATAACTGGCGTCGTGTGGCCCATATTATTGCCGATACGATTTATCAGCGTATTACTGGGGAAAGCGGCTATTTTGATACCCGTGTGGTTTATGTGGCTGAATCCGGTCCGGCCAATCGGCGTGTGAAACGTTTGGCGATCATGGATCAGGATGGGGCGAATCACCGTTTCCTGACCGACGGACTGGATATGGTGTTGACACCACGTTTTTCACCGACCCTGCAGGAAATTACCTATCTGTCTTATTACCAAAACACCCCGCGTGTGTATCTGTTTAATATTGATTCCGGGCGTCAGGCCATTTTAGGCGATTTTCCGGGTATGACTTTTGCCCCACGTTTTTCTTTTGACGGGACCAAGGTCATCATGTCTATGGCTCAGGATGGTAATTCTGATATCTACACGATGGATATTGCCACACGCCAGTCGCGCCGATTGACGCGCCATAGTGCGATTGATACGTCGCCAAGTTATTCACCGGACGGCAAACAGATCGCTTTTAACTCGGATCGAGGGGGCTCTCAACAGATCTATGTTATGGATTCGAATGGGAAAAATGTGCGTCGGATCAGTTTTGGCAAGGGAAGATACGCCACACCGGTCTGGTCACCGCGTGGAGATTTAATTGCTTTTACCAAAATGTTGTCGGGTAAATTCTACATTGGTGTGATGCGCACCGATGGGTCTGGTGAACGCCTGCTGGCCGATGGCTATTTGGTCGAAAGCCCAACGTGGTCGCCCAATGGCAGGGTTTTGATGTTCTTCCGCGAGACGCTTCGTGGTGGTGAAAAAACAACCAAACTCTATAGCATTGATCTTACAGGATATAACGAAAGAGAGATTATTACGCCGCTTGAAGCATCTGACCCTGCATGGTCCCCCTTGATTCCTTGA
- the pal gene encoding peptidoglycan-associated lipoprotein Pal codes for MRKFLGLVGAVALLAACETAPQDGANASADAAAAQKLGPAAGTAQDFVVNVGDRVFFGFDQYNLTADARSTLEKQAMWLKKYPSATIALEGHCDERGTREYNLALGERRANAAKEYLVSLGVDAMRIKTISFGKERPVALGHNEAAWTQNRRSVTVVSMGAGS; via the coding sequence ATGCGTAAGTTTCTCGGTCTGGTTGGTGCTGTAGCTCTGCTCGCGGCTTGTGAGACCGCTCCTCAAGATGGTGCCAATGCATCTGCCGATGCAGCAGCTGCTCAAAAACTGGGGCCGGCTGCTGGTACAGCTCAAGATTTTGTTGTTAACGTTGGTGACCGTGTTTTCTTCGGTTTCGATCAGTACAACCTCACTGCTGATGCTCGTTCCACACTGGAAAAGCAAGCAATGTGGCTGAAAAAATATCCAAGTGCGACAATCGCACTGGAAGGCCACTGTGACGAGCGCGGTACACGCGAATACAACTTGGCTCTGGGTGAGCGTCGTGCAAATGCGGCGAAAGAATATCTGGTAAGCCTTGGTGTTGATGCAATGCGCATCAAAACAATCTCTTTCGGTAAAGAGCGTCCAGTTGCTCTGGGCCATAACGAAGCTGCTTGGACACAGAACCGTCGTTCTGTAACAGTTGTTTCTATGGGTGCAGGTTCCTAA
- the ybgF gene encoding tol-pal system protein YbgF, which translates to MKTTLKILLSTSFLLTAPLLPASAQDADMQALLDRLERMDRDIKALNLKVYRTGGATAEGAASTPAIGEDVSGPLGARLSVRINELESQMRQMTGQLEETAFRISQLTSRLDKLVVDVDYRLTALEGGTPGMEPQASLAPQTQGEVKLPTGMTGQQLAPPSSTLTPPVQTQPTAPQPGVLGTLSGSDMKNPALTAPKPVASTPPAPTQPAVPVQETVKLTPKAQYEKSRQMLMRGEFGPAEKSFKSFLETNKDHKLAGNVRYWLGETYYVQGNYAQAASTFLEGYQKAPRGAKAPDSLLKLGMSLTHMDKKREACATFSKLRADFPKMPAHLSKTLERSRSAAKCN; encoded by the coding sequence ATGAAAACCACGTTAAAGATACTTCTCAGCACCAGCTTTTTGCTGACGGCCCCTCTTTTACCAGCCTCTGCCCAGGATGCTGATATGCAGGCTTTGTTGGACCGTCTTGAACGGATGGACCGTGATATTAAGGCGTTGAACCTGAAAGTGTACCGTACAGGTGGTGCAACAGCAGAAGGTGCGGCCTCCACACCTGCAATAGGTGAAGATGTTTCCGGCCCGTTGGGTGCGCGTTTGAGCGTACGCATTAACGAGTTGGAAAGCCAGATGCGCCAAATGACAGGACAATTGGAAGAAACAGCCTTTCGAATTTCTCAATTGACCAGCCGTTTGGACAAGCTGGTGGTTGATGTGGATTATCGTCTGACAGCCCTTGAAGGTGGCACACCGGGAATGGAGCCCCAAGCCAGCCTTGCTCCACAAACGCAAGGTGAGGTGAAGCTCCCCACAGGCATGACAGGGCAGCAATTGGCCCCACCAAGCAGCACATTGACACCGCCGGTGCAGACGCAACCAACTGCCCCGCAACCGGGCGTGTTGGGGACGCTTTCCGGGTCTGATATGAAAAACCCGGCTTTGACGGCACCCAAACCTGTTGCATCAACGCCGCCTGCGCCGACCCAACCTGCGGTCCCTGTTCAGGAAACGGTGAAATTAACACCCAAGGCGCAGTATGAAAAATCTCGTCAAATGTTGATGCGTGGGGAATTTGGCCCGGCAGAAAAGAGCTTTAAATCCTTCCTTGAAACAAACAAGGACCACAAGCTGGCGGGCAATGTGCGCTATTGGCTGGGGGAAACCTATTATGTACAAGGTAATTATGCGCAGGCGGCTTCCACTTTCCTTGAAGGTTATCAAAAAGCACCGCGTGGGGCAAAAGCACCGGACAGTTTGTTGAAGTTGGGAATGTCATTGACGCATATGGACAAAAAGCGTGAAGCCTGTGCGACGTTTTCAAAGCTGCGTGCTGATTTCCCGAAAATGCCAGCCCATTTGTCTAAAACGCTGGAACGTTCCCGTTCTGCGGCAAAATGCAACTAA